GGGTGGCACTCCATTCAAGTTCTTTGAAGCGGCTGTCTGAGGAGGTTGCAAGAAACCCCCAGAAGGATCAGATTCTCTCAAATTTGTTTATTGTCTATGTGTTTTCAAAGCTGAAAATATCATACTTTATGCTTGTAAGAAACGTTAGCTACTCCGATTATTTGTAGTAAGAGTTTGCCTTCCATTAATGCACCAATATGCGAGTGTTAAGATTACTAAAAGAATCTGAAACTGTTATATTGGATGATTGAATTTATATTCTTCAAAAGTTGCCAAGTATTGgataaatgagtattttaattggtttagCATACATATGATGTATTATAATATTTGGAAATCTTGTAAGTGAGTTGGAGGAGGACTTGAATTAGGTACCCAACAAAAGTCCAAATTTGGGTTCTGGGCAGGTCACTTTTTATAAACCCATTTGAAGCGATTTCTTAATCGCCGAccataaaattaagaaatgaaaGTCTTTTGTGGCGAATATATTTCGCTACAAATGGCTAATATGAATGTTGAAAATGGCAATTTGTAGTGTTTTTTCAATGCTATGAAAAGTATTATTTGCAGTGATTTTTTCAAACGCTGCAAATAACAACACCTCCTTATAGCGATCTTTTCAAACGTTGTAAATAACATCACTTATTTGCAGTGATTTTTTGAAACACCGTAAATAAGAATAGACATTTGCAGTAATATTCCAACTATTTATGACAGTGATGTGCCactgtaaataatttttccaacGATTGCAGACACAACTGTGATGCACATTTACTACGATTTTCTTCAGTATTTGTAGCAATTTTATTCGCCGTAAATGAGAtttatttgcaacgatttttggcttttgttggttttgtttataAGTGAATAAACAAATGCGACTAACATCCAGCACAGTAGAAATTGCCGAGAAAGAGAAATTGCATCAATTTTAGGAGTTATTTATGGCGCtgggaaaaataatttttcctgTAGTGAGGATGTGGTTAGTTTAGTTTTGATTTAGTTGGTTTGTTGGTATTTGTTTTGGTTGTGTTTGCTCTGTGATATTCCTCTGCTATAAGTGAGGCatttcaataaaacatggagGTTTCGCTCtcctttaaataaaaataaaaactaaataaataaaactaattgtatttagtaataatatcaaattaagAGCTAAttaatccattttatttagaaagTTAGTTGTCAAGGCCGAATGATGTTTAGAAATATTAGGTAAGGCCAAGAATATACATGCATTTATGCATGGAGTTGTTGGAGCTAGGTTGTTAAACATTCAAGCTAGATGTGAAAATTATTCAATTATAAATTGCTCCCTTAATTACTATAAGCATAGATATGACTTTCATGTCTGTGGCCATACGGGTGATGGAGAATGGCACAACAAAAGATTTGACTACATCTTTCCTCCTTTTCCTCATTGCATGGGGATTTTGGTACATGAGAAACAAAATGCCGGCTGAAAATCTTCTTATTGAGCCTagtaaggtgattaatcaagcTTTATCTTTGCAGAAAGCTCACAGGGAACTcccaacattatcaacaataaaggTTAAACTAATGTGCTGCTGAAAACCCCCACCATCTGGCTACTTTAAGCTCAATGTTGATGGAGCTATGTACGTTCTTTGACATGCATAAAGCTGGTATAGGTGTGGTCCTTAGAGATCATGAGATTAATGGAGATTGGCTGATGGTTGCTAGCAAAATGAAGAATGAAGTACATGATCATGAAACTATAGAGTTTCTTACCATACTACAGGGCTTACAATTGTGTGCTCATATGGGTTTTTCCAAAATTATTCTAGAAAGTAATTGCCTATTGATGGTGCAGGAGCTACAGGAGGAGAAACAATCTTATTCTGCTATTGAAAATCTGGTTAAAGAAACAAGAAGCATGCTACAACAATTCATTGACTTTCAAATTCAGCATGTACATCGCATGGGAATGAGGTACGGTGGCTCATCGACTAGCCAGTTATGCATAGAATGTATGGTGATCATATAGAAATGTGGTGGGCTAGTGTCCCTATGTTTGTTTCTCAAGCTATTTGAATTGACAAAATTGCCTGTAATGATTTCTCTCTATTAATCATGAATGTttgttattaaatatatatgaaaagaaataaaaaacaatagtcatttttatcaaaattatgtgaaaataatttgaaaaaaaaaaaggaattataTGATCATTGATGTCCACCAATTGATAATGGGCTTTGCTAGACGCAGTCggcatgcagtcggctgtacggaataaataaaaaaaatataaaaatatttttttttcatgtttgtacagaatgaataaaaaaaagttataaaaataattttttttttcatataggtctcatattaattcatttttttcaagccGACTACAtgccgactgcatttgccgactgcacaaatcatttctcattgATAATTAGAACTAAACtaactaataattaaaaagctGCTCTAGCTCCAAAAGATCACATGCACatgaatttgaataaaattatatctaggATTTGTTGGCCATGAGTACTCATAAGTACTTGTTTTATAACTATCTATTTTCTTCTTgatcatattttcttttcttttcacaaaGTAGTTTATTTTCTCATAAGCTGCATGCGCATGTATATAACTCCAGGCCGTAGACTAGCTTTGTTGACTTCAAACAAATTGAAAGAATGCGATCCATGACAATAAGACATCAGtgccgatatatatatatatatatatatatgagcaatgctacatacaatcgtgGAATTACAAACGCTGCAcaattactttgaaaaagagtagggtctacaattaaaaaattagttttttttcatgtgagtcccatattaattcatttttttcaaagtgattgcatGCCGCTTGTACaaccacgactacaaatatcatttctctatatatatataagatgagaAAGTCGTATTGATTAATGTCTAgtcatataataataaatatgagaaaattattttcacCTAATTATTCAGACAATTGTCTACCAAAAGTTTCACGAGTAGTAATGATAgatatacaatttttctttttacaaccATTTTCACAATCCTATTTTAcagagtaattttataatatatatatatatatatatatataaagcttgtaaaatatataaaaactgtTGCAACAAAGATTGCACTTGATCGATCCGTCATTTTTCGAAGTTCACATGGTACGCAGAAAGACTGTCATCATAAAACTCTAAAAACTTAAATTGTAAAACCATTCAGGAGATCAAGCATGGCATGGATTTTGCACGTTGAGAAGATGATCAGTCTgtaactttttcttctcctcccgtTCTTCTCTCCTTGAAAATGCAAGTACTATTATGTCATGGAAATCTTGTGAATTTTGCTCATAATATCTTCAAGAAATGACTCTACTTCAACTActgccttcttcttcatctccaaCGAACAAACAAGTAGAGAATGGCGGGCACTGGGGGCTTCGATTTCAATACCAAACTCTTGCATATTAGCAACATCAGCATCTATCTCAGCTTGAAGAGTTCTAAGTTTCTCCTTAGACTTAGAGTATTCGTTGCACAAACAAGCAACTTTGAAGGAGTTGGATTTAAGATCAACCAAGGACTGTTCCACTCGTTCCTGGATTTGAAGGACCTCCTTACTCAAAGAAGGAATCTCCTCACTGATCAGCTTCAGCATCGCAACTTGATTAGCACCCAAGGTAGTATCCTTTTGTAGAATGGCAGAAAGATCTACAATTTCTTTTGATTTGACAGGATCAAGCAATACCTGGATATTTATGGGGAGGAGTAAGGAAAGCCTTTGGCGTGCAAATGTAAAATCAGATCTTGGATTGGAATAACCAAATCCTTGGCAAAGCAACAAGGAAATCAGTTTAAGAGAATTTGCTGTTATATGAGGATAGAACTTTTCTGGGCcggttttcaaaaaattattggaTTCTGCTAAGCCGAAAGGAGCTGAAGGGATTGAAGTTACATGATGATGAGTAGAAATCTTGCTGGGTATGGTAGAAATAGAATTGGTACTGGTGTGGGGAACAATATCGTGTTGTTTGGCAGATTTCTGATCAGTAGGTCTTGGAATGACTGGGAGTACTGGGGttaacttttcttttccttttgaaggGATCATAATATTTGGAGAtgaatctttttcattttttgttctaTCTTCTGATCTCTCTACGATCTTGACAGCAACAACTTTGGGTAGTGAAGGGAGAAGTACTGGAGCTGCTGTGAAGGGAAGAAGTTTGTGAAATATTGCtatcatatatatatctacataatttagaacaaaaaatgatagaaaataaaaaagaagcatGGAGCCAATACCTTAGCCAACCTTTATCTAACTGCATCATGCCTTAGTGATGACAATAATAACATGCCTTTTCTATAGAGACAGATGCAGTATATGATTATCTGTGTTTGGctcaaatattatgaaattttaagCAACATTCATCATGTCAAGGACTACTTGTTGACAGCCATTGCTATTTCAGGTGGTCTTCTTCAAACTAAAACGGAAGCTGataatcatattataaaatcatagaACAATGAATTTTAGCAATAATAGAATGGTAAATGATcttgggaattttttttttttaattgaaaaaagatAGATGACAAATAAAATGATCAACTAAAGTTACAAAAACCTAAAACAAGTGTATTGTCTATTGCGTTTTAGACTCATATTCATCAAAAGAACTCTTTTACAAGTGTATGAGTCCTTT
This Carya illinoinensis cultivar Pawnee chromosome 11, C.illinoinensisPawnee_v1, whole genome shotgun sequence DNA region includes the following protein-coding sequences:
- the LOC122282779 gene encoding uncharacterized protein LOC122282779 isoform X1, whose translation is MRNHKGMKVAIGETSNKNDRSDVSPPPGFHPCLKEKRDVTWETSNADNGREVSPPPGFPFRPREERFASWKTSIIKLDDREVLSLPLSFSPRHKGNKIATCDNNDDDRDVSPPPGFPPGHKRERVATRKASSEDDREVSSHPGFPPHHKVKRVATWETLYTNDGREVSPLSSFPPGHKGKKVATWKISNIDDDHEISFPPSFPPCHNGKRVVDTWETSEKDDREVSLPPGFPPHKKSPSMFEMDRWKLYQKVWNNIAESNAKLHSIGGEKTKSAPVLLPSLPKVVAVKIVERSEDRTKNEKDSSPNIMIPSKGKEKLTPVLPVIPRPTDQKSAKQHDIVPHTSTNSISTIPSKISTHHHVTSIPSAPFGLAESNNFLKTGPEKFYPHITANSLKLISLLLCQGFGYSNPRSDFTFARQRLSLLLPINIQVLLDPVKSKEIVDLSAILQKDTTLGANQVAMLKLISEEIPSLSKEVLQIQERVEQSLVDLKSNSFKVACLCNEYSKSKEKLRTLQAEIDADVANMQEFGIEIEAPSARHSLLVCSLEMKKKAVVEVESFLEDIMSKIHKISMT
- the LOC122282779 gene encoding uncharacterized protein LOC122282779 isoform X2, with protein sequence MRNHKGMKVAIGETSNKNDRSDVSPPPGFHPCLKEKRDVTWETSNADNGREVSPPPGFPFRPREERFASWKTSIIKLDDREVLSLPLSFSPRHKGNKIATCDNNDDDRDVSPPPGFPPGHKRERVATRKASSEDDREVSSHPGFPPHHKVKRVATWETLYTNDGREVSPLSSFPPGHKGKKVATWKISNIDDDHEISFPPSFPPCHNGKRVVDTWETSEKDDREVSLPPGFPPHKKSPSMFEMDRWKLYQKVWNNIAESNAKLHSIGGEKTKSPVLLPSLPKVVAVKIVERSEDRTKNEKDSSPNIMIPSKGKEKLTPVLPVIPRPTDQKSAKQHDIVPHTSTNSISTIPSKISTHHHVTSIPSAPFGLAESNNFLKTGPEKFYPHITANSLKLISLLLCQGFGYSNPRSDFTFARQRLSLLLPINIQVLLDPVKSKEIVDLSAILQKDTTLGANQVAMLKLISEEIPSLSKEVLQIQERVEQSLVDLKSNSFKVACLCNEYSKSKEKLRTLQAEIDADVANMQEFGIEIEAPSARHSLLVCSLEMKKKAVVEVESFLEDIMSKIHKISMT